A segment of the Sphingobacterium oryzagri genome:
AGCGAAGGATAGAGCGCAAAATCCTGTGGTACGACCCCAATGGATGCCTTTAATTGTCGAGCCGCATGTGTATAAGAAAAGCCGGCAACGGTAAATTGGCCGTGGCTGGGCTGCAACAGCCCACAGAGCATGGAAATAAGCGTGGTTTTGCCAGCACCGTTAGGGCCTAACAAACCAAACACTTCGCCTTCCACGATGTCCAAACTGATTTCTTTTACCGCAAAGCTATCGGCTCCGCGGTATTTCTTTGCAAGCTCGTTTATATGGATGGCTATCGTACTCACACTGATTTTTTCAATTTCTTGAAGAATGCTTCTTCCAAATCTGCTAGGTGAAGAAGATCGTTAGCGAGCTTGTTGTAAACATCCTCCTGGTTGCTTCGCTTTTTGTATACCCGAGAGGCATCAACAGCGAAATCTCGCCAGCGATCGCCAATAGTTGTCATCTCTTCGGAGAGCACCAGCAAAGCATCATTATTGATCTTTTTGCCTGCTTCCTGCAAAAATGCCGAATAAATGTAGCGAAAACCACCGCCTCCCGTCCCGATTTCTTCTTGCATACGAACCATTTGCGCGAGGTAATAGTTTGCTTTTTTTACACCGACTTTGCTCGGCCATTTACGAATAGCACGCGCCACCATGCGCATACCCCGCACCCCGATGATAGGCACAGGTGCCAACATATCGTTACAGGTCTTTTTTATCGCTTTGGTAATGGCAGTTTGCCAATCTATCGTCTCCGGAATGTAGAGCGGGTAGTAAATGTGTCCTTTAGGTGCTAAAACGCCCTTCGCAAACCGCACTTTCTCCAGCTCGGCAGAGCTGAGCCGGTGTACTTCTTCCATCGTCGGGTCGCTGATCAGGTAGTTGTCTCCTTCTTTGCCATAAACAACCAGGTTGTGGGCATTGAAATGAAAGCGGTAATCTTCCGGAAAGTACGGCAAATGATACACGCCGACCTGTAGGCCACTTGGAATATTTTTTTTCAAGTTGTCATCCAGCACGTCCTGTGCTTTCTGTCTGCTGCTAAATTTCTGTCGCTTTATCTTTATACCCAGCCGTTTAGCCAGGCGGTTAAAGATCCATCCGGGAGCAGGCCGATAGCTTAGGCCGGGCGCGTGATTAACTTTCAAAAAAGGTAGATACACGTAGAAAAGGCCCGATCCAATACCGAACACCATGGGTTCGCTAATGGGTAATCCTTTATTTTTTAACAAATTTGACGCCACCCCGTTTTCACAGTGTGCCGTAATATGGTGTTCAAAATCCAGTTGCATTAATCTCCGCTATAATTTCGTAATTCGTCTATGCTGATATCAAAAGTCTCGGCATACTTGGCCAGGGTACGCTCGTTGAGCTTGGCAAATACCGCTGGCTTGGCGTGGCGCTTTACGCGCCATTTCCACATATCGGTATAATCGGCCACAAGCTGCCAGTCCATGCGTCGCCACTCCATGAAATAAACGATAGGGCTTACCTTTCCGGCGGCCACATCGCGTTTTGCTTGATCAATACGCTCTTGCAATTCCTGCATAGTATGGTCTTGCACGGCGGTCTTCGCATCCCAACCCGTACTGAGCGCGGTAGTATATTCGCCGTTATCGTCAACGGCGTAATAGAGTTCGCGCGAGCCTTTTTCAAAAACGCGGCCGTTATCCTGAGGCACTTCTGATTTTTTCATAGAACTTACTGCTTTTGAAGAAACAAATTGATTTCAGCACTGGACAATCGCTCCTCGTCCTGCTTAGCGGTGACCAGCATCGTACAAATAGCATAATCATCGCCATCAAACCGTGAGGTCAGGCTGGCTTCGGTGAGTATCTTTTGTCCAACTTGCGGCAACTTAAAAACGCTCATTTGCTTGATGCCCGAGATAAAACCAATAATCCGTTTATCGGAGAGCGGATTGTAATCTACATCGTAAAATGTTTGTCCGACGATAGAGGAACAGGTCTGCGCCATATTTTCCATCAGGCCCGCCTCTTGAAGAAGATTGTCCTCGACGAAAATATTATTCGATTGAATCACGAAGCTGCAAAGTACGTGCTCATGGGAAATATCAAGAATACTATCAACCATCAACATCGGTGCACGATGAGGCAAAAACTGCTCGATTTGAATACGAATATCGGTATTAAGAGTTTGCTCAGCCATTACTTGGTTGCTATTACGGTCTTCATTTGTGCTTTCGCGATAATTTTCCCCTCTAATTTAGTAATAATTTCAACTAAAGTTACGCCCATAAATTCCTGCAAAATCCTGATATCTGAAAAGATGCGCTGGCCTACTGCCGGTAATGCCGTAATTTCCACCGCTTGCATAGCGCCAATATAGCCTGTAGGTGCTGTTTGCCTGCGCATAAAAAAGCCATATCCGGTATGGAGTGCAACAGCTTGCGCCATGTGCTCTAACAATCCGCTTTCAGCCAAGCCTTCTGCATCTACAAAAAGTGTATCGGCTGTGATAAGCAACGATGCCGTCAGCTCATCTTCGGTATACGCCTCCAAGCTAGACACCAACACCATCGGCGGGCGCTGCGGAATGAGGGACAGCAGCTTTGCTCCAGTAATGGGAAATTCCATTAGCAGACGGTTAAGAACGCATATGCATACGTGAACCGGGCACTTTCAGGCACACAAAGCATGATGCGTTGCCCTTTTACCAAGCGGCCTGACTGTACAAGCTCGTCCAGCATAAGATAAACCGAGCCTGCGCCTACATTGCCTACGTCGCGCAAATTGGTAAACCATTTTTCACGCGCCACTTCGATGCCTGCCGCTGCAAAACCTTTGTAAAGGCCATCCACAAAATAATGTGACGAAACATGGGGCAGCAAATAGTCAATATCAGCTGGTGAAATACCGTGCTTATCCATCGCATTTTTCATGCTTTCCACGCCTTTCACCAAAATATATTTATCCAGCAACTTGGTATCTTGCTTTACGGCAAAAATCGATTTGGACAACCATTCTTCGGACGTGTAGTCTGAAAAAGATTTTAGGGTTCCATCAGCTGTTTTATCCGCGCCTGCATACATACAAACGTCCAGTTCGTGTGCATAAGAATACCCTTCCATCCAGTCGATACGCAACGATAAATTGCCTTTTGGCTCGTTTTCCAACAAAAATGCACCTGCGCCATCAGACAACATCCAGCGTAAAAAATCTTTGTTGAAACCGATGATGGGCTGCTCTTCGAGCTGCCGCAGATTTTCCACTTCTTTGCTAAAATGGTCGGCGACCATCCAGGAAGACATTCTTTCGGAACCGGTGCAAACGGCATTCTTGCTATTGCCTGATTTTACAGACATGTAGCCGTACTTTAGTGCATTCATACCTGCACAGCAATTGCCCGCAGCCGAGTTTATTTCCAGATTGCGATTGCCCAGCTCGCCATGAACCATAACGGCGTGTGATGGCATAAGAAAATCGGGTGATGAGGTGCCACATGAAAGGAGCTCGACATCTTGCGGACCAAAATCTACATCAAATAAACCATTGACAGCTTCTGCCGTCAGCTGTGCATTGCTGTGGGTAGGCACACCGGCTTCGGTAAGCGCATAATACCGTGTTTTTATGCCGTTGTTGCGCAAAACAATTCGCCGCGCCTTCGATTCTTTATCATTAATCTTTCCCAAAAAGGTCTCCATGTCATCATTATTTACGGGAGCATTGGGCAAAAATTTAGCTATCTTATTTATATAAACTTCATTCATGTTAGATACCTTCATAATGCTTTTTTTCTTTTCTGTACTTCACAAAGTACAGCAGCGGATAAAGCAGCAATTCTATTAAATAGACAATAGGTGAAACGCCATAGATGGCAAAAACCACATAGTATTTAAAAAGAGTAATCAATCGTGTACGTTTTTGCGGATTTCGGACGATCAGCGAAGACCAAATGCCAAACATACGATTTCCTTTTTGATCCATCGATACCAGAAAAAAGCGGTAATCGACAGCGCCATTTGCAACTAATTCATTCTGCAAACCTCCAAAAGTACCCTTTTTTAAATAAGGTTGGATAATTTTTCCGTATTTGTCTGCGTTTGCGATCTCCTTTTTTGCTACCCCCGGCATCGGGAAAACACCGTATGCGCGGCGCTTTATTCCTGAAAACATCCAATCCACGATTGTCACAACCGAGATTAAGTTATGATGCCGATCGGTCAAGGCAATGTTTCCCACCAAAGTAGCATGCACATCATGCAACAGTACCTTTACTTTATCCTGCGCCAAAGCCCACATATTACGGCTCCCGCTTACGGTAATCACCGGCTTATCCGCAAGCAATGCTTTCGCATAGGAACTCTTCAAAAACGAATTGATCGGAATAGAAGGGCTAAGGTACCACACCTGATAATGCAACACAATCAAATCATATGCCGTATTTAAAATTGCAGGTGCTGGCGGATGAATCTCTTCCGGAATTTGCTTAAAAGTTTCTGGAAACGTATTAAAAAAGCTGTCTGACGTCCACGGAAAAGGAAAAGCGTGTACCATTTTTATCTCGTAAAAATCGACCGTAATGTCGTTATCCTCCAACAACGGTTTGGCGATGGATCTGGCGATTTCTTCCAGTTGTCCTGATTGAGAAAAATAAATAAAAAGTACCCTTTTCATACGTATTACCTGCTTTCTTTTTTAGTATGCCAGAAGTCAAAAAAATTAAACCATTGCAGCGGATACCGCATCACGATCTGGGCCACACTTGCCGTGTAGGCATCGAGATACGTTTGCACATCGCGTCTTTTCACTTGTGTTGCCCGCCTTGCGTAAAGGTGGTAATGCAAGTTTTTTTCTTTCATGACGTATACAAAGATTACGGGTACCGACAATCTGGATGCAATATGAAAAGGGCCCGCCGGAAAAGAAGCTGGAGCACCGAGAAAATCGGCCTCCAAGGTTTTCGAACCTTCGTAATAGCGATCACCGGTGAAACAGATAAGCTCATTTTTGGAAAGCGCATCATTGATCTCAAATACATGAGACAGATCGTCTTTGATCGTGATAAATTTGACCGATGAGCCGCCCGCAATTTCCTCCATATAGGCTTTAATAATGGTTCGCTCCTGCCCCGCCGTGACCAGGTTGATCTGAAAATTAACGTCGATATCTGCGAAAAATTTGTCTGCGATTTCGAAATTGCCCACATGCGCAGAAATAAGTATGCCGCCACGCTCTGCCGCCAACGCTTCTTTCAGCGTTTCGATACCATCAAATTCGTACGTAAATTTATCACGCAGCCCTGCGGAAATAGCGACCTTATCGATAATGGTTTGTCCGAAGACAAAGTACACTCGGTAGACTCCGAAAAACGCACGCAGTGCACTGTATTTTTGTCGAAAACGCAGGTAGTAATAGATACTGCTAAAGCTCTTTGGATAAAATAAAAAATAGTAAAAAGCGACGAAAAGGAGTAGCGAATAAGCGGCACGAACACCCGCCTTTTGGATGAGAAATACAAAAATCTTATAGCCAAGGAGTGTTCCTTTAGATTTTCCGTCCCATTGGCTCATTGTTTACTTTTTTAGTTTTTTGCGGCGATTTTACGTTCGATCACATCGTAAAAATCCTGAAATGTAACCATTTCTGCAAAATCGGCTTCCACCAGCTTTACGCCAAAATTAGACTCGATAATAACCACCAAATCAACATAATCTAAACTATCTAAGTCAAGCGACTCTTTGAGCGATGCATCGGGATTGATAACCTCCTCATCCACCTCAAACTCCTCGATCAATATTTCGTTTATCTTCTGATGTATACTCACCTTATTCATTATTAAATTTCTTGACTACCAATGCGGAGTTTGTACCCCCAAATCCGAAAGAGTTAGACAAATATATATCAAATTCTTGTTTTATCGTGTGGGAAACGAAATTTAATTCTTTGAGTTCGTCGTCCGGTTCTTCCAAATTGATGTTAGGCGCAATAAAGCCATGTTGCATCATTAAGGTAGAATATACAATCTCTGAAGAGCCAGCCATCCAGCATTCGTGCCCGGTCATTGACTTGGTTGAGCTTACGTAAGGCCGCCCACCAAACACCTCCAGTATCGCTTTCGCTTCATTGGCGTCGCCAATCGGCGTAGATGTAGCATGAGCATTGATGTAATCGACATCATCGGCCGCGATATTCGCCTGCGCGAGCGCACGGCGCATAGCTTTTGCCGGACCGTCAATATTCGGCGTAGAGATGTGCCCGCCATTAGACGAAAAGCCGTAGCCAAGCACTTCTGCAATAATCGGTGCACCCCGTGCTATGGCCGATTCGTAACTTTCTAAAATGATGGTGGCGGCACCACCACTCGGCACCAGCCCGGTTCGCTTTTTATCAAAAGGTCGGGAAGCCGACGCGGGGTGTTCAATGTCTGTGGCAAAAACGCCCAATCCATCAAAACTAGCCATAGCGTAAGGATTGATTTCCTGCGCGCCGCCGCAGATGATCAGATCTTGTAAACCTTGCTGTATAAACATGAAGCCCAGTCCGATGGCGTGAGAACCTGAAGCACAGGCAGCACTGATGGTCATGTTTACACCAGAAAGTCCAAAAATGGTCGCCAAATTCATGGTGACTGTCGAGTTCATCGATTTAAATATCGCGCCCGAACCGATCAGTTGCGTATCCTTCTTTTCACGCGCAATATCTGTGGCGTCAATCACCGCTTTTGACACGCTGTCGTTGCCATACAATATGCCGACTTCACGCTGCAACACATCGGCTTCGCTCAACTGTGCATTTCCCAGGGCTTCGATCGTCGCCAGATAAGCGTATTCGGATTCTTCGCCCATACTGATGCGCTGCCGCCTGCTCAATACCTTTTTCAGGTCAGGCGTAGGCACCATACCCGTCAATGGTGATTTAAAACCAAAATCAAGTCGCCCCTGATCAACTACGATGCCCGATCTGCCCTCAAAAAGAGACTGCCGCACTTCGTTTAGATTCGTGCCAATGCAGGAATAAATTCCCATTCCGGTGATAACGACTCGTTTACTCATACGCTATTGCTAAGAATAGATTCCACCATTTATATTGATCACCTCGCCGGTGATGTAGCCCGACTTGCTTGAAGCAAGAAAGCAAACTAAATCAGCCACCTCCTCCACTTCTCCAAAACGGTTGAGTGGGATAAGCTTGGCCAACTCTTTTTCGTCCATATCTTGCGTCATATCGGTGCGGATAAATCCGGGCGCCACCGCATTGACGGTAATGTTGCGTTTGGCGACTTCCTGCGCCAGCGCTTTGGTTGCGCCGATTACTCCCGCTTTTGCAGCAGAATAGTTTACCTGGCCAGCTGTTCCTTTTACGCCCGACACAGAAACGACATTGATAATACGTCCATATCTTTTACGTAACATTTTTTGAATAAAAAAGTTCGTTACATTGTAAAATCCTTGCAGCGAGATGTGTAATACCGACGACCAATCTTCGGGTGTCATCCACATAAATAGACCGTCTTTCGCGATTCCGGCATTATTGACCACCACTTCAACGACGGCTTCCGGATACTTTTCTACCCATGCGCCCAGCGCGGCATTGACTTCTTCGGCATTGCCTACGTCAAACTTTATAATTTCGCCAGAACCACCGCTTATTTCAACCATATCAAGGGTTTCGCGCGCAGCAGCTTCATTACCCTGATAATTGATAAGCACATGATAACCGAGCTCGATCGCCAATTTCTGACATATCGAACGCCCTATGCCCCGTGATCCGCCTGTTACTAATGCACTTTTCATAATTAACTCATCAAATACTCTTTGACCCGCTGTATAGCCGGGTAAAGCGGCTTGTCATCCGCAAAAGCAGGAATAATCTTTCTGATATCGTCATAAACCGCTTTTGTTTTTGAAGATACAAAATTCTGATAATTTAAGATATCGATAGCCTGACAAATTGAAATCATCTGTATAGCCAGCACTTCAAACGAATTGACCATGACTTTGTGTGCAATGACGGCCGCATTGGTACCCATGCTAACGATATCCTGATTGTCATTGTTATTCGGAATGCTGTGCACATACATCGACGTAGACAAGGTTTGGTTTTCTGCCGTTGTAGAAGTTGCGGTAAACTGTGCTCCCTGCATACCAAAGTTAAAACCTAATTTACCCATATTGACAAATGGCGGTAAGATCTCATTGATCT
Coding sequences within it:
- a CDS encoding BtrH N-terminal domain-containing protein, which codes for MQLDFEHHITAHCENGVASNLLKNKGLPISEPMVFGIGSGLFYVYLPFLKVNHAPGLSYRPAPGWIFNRLAKRLGIKIKRQKFSSRQKAQDVLDDNLKKNIPSGLQVGVYHLPYFPEDYRFHFNAHNLVVYGKEGDNYLISDPTMEEVHRLSSAELEKVRFAKGVLAPKGHIYYPLYIPETIDWQTAITKAIKKTCNDMLAPVPIIGVRGMRMVARAIRKWPSKVGVKKANYYLAQMVRMQEEIGTGGGGFRYIYSAFLQEAGKKINNDALLVLSEEMTTIGDRWRDFAVDASRVYKKRSNQEDVYNKLANDLLHLADLEEAFFKKLKKSV
- a CDS encoding beta-ketoacyl-ACP synthase III, coding for MKVSNMNEVYINKIAKFLPNAPVNNDDMETFLGKINDKESKARRIVLRNNGIKTRYYALTEAGVPTHSNAQLTAEAVNGLFDVDFGPQDVELLSCGTSSPDFLMPSHAVMVHGELGNRNLEINSAAGNCCAGMNALKYGYMSVKSGNSKNAVCTGSERMSSWMVADHFSKEVENLRQLEEQPIIGFNKDFLRWMLSDGAGAFLLENEPKGNLSLRIDWMEGYSYAHELDVCMYAGADKTADGTLKSFSDYTSEEWLSKSIFAVKQDTKLLDKYILVKGVESMKNAMDKHGISPADIDYLLPHVSSHYFVDGLYKGFAAAGIEVAREKWFTNLRDVGNVGAGSVYLMLDELVQSGRLVKGQRIMLCVPESARFTYAYAFLTVC
- a CDS encoding phosphopantetheine-binding protein → MNKVSIHQKINEILIEEFEVDEEVINPDASLKESLDLDSLDYVDLVVIIESNFGVKLVEADFAEMVTFQDFYDVIERKIAAKN
- a CDS encoding beta-ketoacyl-[acyl-carrier-protein] synthase family protein, yielding MSKRVVITGMGIYSCIGTNLNEVRQSLFEGRSGIVVDQGRLDFGFKSPLTGMVPTPDLKKVLSRRQRISMGEESEYAYLATIEALGNAQLSEADVLQREVGILYGNDSVSKAVIDATDIAREKKDTQLIGSGAIFKSMNSTVTMNLATIFGLSGVNMTISAACASGSHAIGLGFMFIQQGLQDLIICGGAQEINPYAMASFDGLGVFATDIEHPASASRPFDKKRTGLVPSGGAATIILESYESAIARGAPIIAEVLGYGFSSNGGHISTPNIDGPAKAMRRALAQANIAADDVDYINAHATSTPIGDANEAKAILEVFGGRPYVSSTKSMTGHECWMAGSSEIVYSTLMMQHGFIAPNINLEEPDDELKELNFVSHTIKQEFDIYLSNSFGFGGTNSALVVKKFNNE
- the fabG gene encoding 3-oxoacyl-ACP reductase FabG: MKSALVTGGSRGIGRSICQKLAIELGYHVLINYQGNEAAARETLDMVEISGGSGEIIKFDVGNAEEVNAALGAWVEKYPEAVVEVVVNNAGIAKDGLFMWMTPEDWSSVLHISLQGFYNVTNFFIQKMLRKRYGRIINVVSVSGVKGTAGQVNYSAAKAGVIGATKALAQEVAKRNITVNAVAPGFIRTDMTQDMDEKELAKLIPLNRFGEVEEVADLVCFLASSKSGYITGEVININGGIYS